A portion of the Deinococcota bacterium genome contains these proteins:
- a CDS encoding alginate O-acetyltransferase: protein MAWFSMQLGADIAKLEAERPRERRAPWWRLVPGAFLTLVLAAGGLAALLSPGTYRLPDEPIVDGSWAQAYEDNFNEGLLFRELALSSLTALNYGLFGVGLDGVLVGEEGWLFTSEEFMRYPHEAAETAYKLALVAEVRETLETSGSRLVVALIPAKARVYEERLGRARLPDYSRARYEAFRESLLAVGVAAPDLLTPLLEAKAEGQVFLRTDTHWTPFGAQVVAQALRPAVAAAGASLDRGEFVLVAAGSEPFSGDLFNFLPLGPWQERLGPPPDRLERARVREIDSGLGDDLFGELTIPVALVGTSYSGGDWQFRGALEATLGLSVLDAAQEGLGPVIPMLRYLADPAFESPPEVVIWEIPERYLPVRYDLSPYGREGLDREGIEEASEAFR from the coding sequence ATGGCGTGGTTTAGCATGCAACTAGGCGCCGACATCGCCAAGCTCGAGGCCGAGCGGCCGCGGGAGAGGCGCGCTCCCTGGTGGCGCCTCGTGCCCGGTGCCTTCTTGACCCTAGTGCTCGCCGCGGGCGGCTTGGCCGCACTCCTCTCGCCGGGGACTTACAGGCTGCCGGACGAGCCCATTGTGGACGGCTCCTGGGCGCAGGCCTACGAGGACAACTTCAACGAGGGCCTGCTCTTTCGCGAGCTGGCGCTGTCATCGCTGACCGCGCTCAACTACGGTCTCTTCGGTGTCGGCCTGGACGGCGTGCTCGTCGGCGAGGAGGGCTGGCTCTTTACCAGCGAGGAGTTCATGCGCTACCCGCACGAGGCGGCGGAGACGGCCTACAAGCTGGCGCTCGTCGCGGAGGTGAGGGAAACGCTCGAGACGAGCGGCAGCCGGCTCGTCGTCGCGCTCATCCCGGCCAAGGCCCGCGTCTATGAGGAGAGGCTGGGCCGAGCGCGCCTGCCCGACTACAGCCGCGCCCGCTATGAGGCCTTTAGAGAGAGTCTTCTGGCCGTGGGCGTCGCCGCGCCGGACCTCCTGACACCGCTCCTGGAGGCCAAAGCCGAGGGCCAGGTGTTCTTGCGCACCGACACCCACTGGACGCCCTTCGGCGCGCAGGTGGTGGCGCAGGCGCTGCGGCCGGCGGTCGCGGCCGCGGGCGCCAGCCTGGACCGCGGCGAGTTCGTACTGGTCGCCGCGGGCAGCGAGCCTTTCAGCGGCGACCTCTTCAACTTCCTGCCCCTGGGGCCCTGGCAGGAGCGGCTGGGGCCGCCGCCCGACAGGCTCGAGCGCGCGCGGGTGCGCGAGATCGACAGCGGCCTCGGCGACGACCTCTTCGGCGAGCTGACCATTCCCGTGGCGCTGGTCGGCACGAGCTACAGTGGCGGCGATTGGCAGTTCAGGGGCGCGCTCGAGGCGACCCTGGGCCTGAGCGTCCTGGATGCGGCGCAAGAGGGCCTGGGCCCGGTCATCCCCATGCTGCGCTACCTCGCCGACCCCGCTTTCGAGTCGCCGCCCGAGGTGGTCATCTGGGAGATCCCCGAACGCTACCTGCCGGTGCGCTACGACCTGAGCCCCTACGGTCGCGAGGGTTTGGACCGCGAGGGTATTGAAGAGGCCAGCGAGGCCTTCAGATGA